A single Azospirillum sp. TSA2s DNA region contains:
- a CDS encoding LysR substrate-binding domain-containing protein, translating into MDVRQLRYFLGIIEHGSISRAAETLRVAQPALSLHLKRMEEDFGCQLVLRTARGVVPTESGRRLAQRAAALIDQMDGLRDEVRAVEAVPAGPATVGIPTSLGPVLTVPLALAVRRTHPQIRLRVVEGLSGHMLEWVLSGQLDLALVFGTKEMGGLETELVARERLHLVGPADDPLLGGRGAIPFAEALSLPLILPGRPHGVREEVEHAALLARAGVTVALEIDALEQIKALVAEGCGYTVLSDRVARHGAAAERLTGLPIVDPQIDRTILLAHAAGRPMSAAARATHGILGGILADLTQDGGWR; encoded by the coding sequence ATGGACGTTCGGCAGCTTCGCTATTTCCTGGGCATCATCGAGCATGGCTCGATCTCCCGTGCGGCGGAGACGTTACGGGTGGCGCAGCCGGCGCTCAGCCTGCATTTGAAGCGGATGGAAGAGGATTTCGGCTGCCAACTGGTCCTGCGCACGGCGCGCGGCGTGGTGCCGACGGAAAGCGGGCGGCGGCTGGCTCAGCGGGCGGCGGCGCTGATCGATCAGATGGACGGGCTGCGCGACGAGGTGCGCGCGGTGGAAGCGGTGCCGGCCGGGCCGGCGACCGTCGGCATCCCGACCTCGCTCGGGCCGGTGCTGACGGTGCCGCTGGCGCTGGCGGTGCGCCGCACCCATCCGCAGATCCGGCTGAGGGTGGTGGAAGGGCTGTCCGGCCATATGCTGGAATGGGTGCTGTCGGGGCAGCTCGACCTTGCGCTGGTGTTCGGCACCAAGGAGATGGGCGGACTGGAAACCGAGCTGGTGGCGCGGGAACGGCTGCATCTGGTCGGGCCGGCCGACGACCCGCTGCTGGGCGGCCGCGGCGCGATTCCCTTCGCCGAGGCGCTGTCCCTGCCGTTGATCCTGCCCGGCCGCCCGCACGGCGTGCGCGAGGAGGTGGAGCACGCCGCCCTGCTGGCGCGGGCCGGCGTCACCGTCGCGCTGGAGATCGACGCCCTGGAGCAGATCAAGGCGCTGGTGGCGGAAGGCTGCGGCTATACCGTCCTGTCCGACCGGGTGGCGCGGCATGGCGCGGCGGCGGAGCGGCTGACCGGCCTGCCCATCGTCGATCCGCAGATCGACCGGACCATCCTGCTGGCCCATGCCGCCGGCCGGCCGATGTCGGCCGCCGCCCGCGCGACGCACGGCATCCTCGGCGGCATCCTGGCTGACCTGACGCAGGACGGCGGGTGGCGGTGA
- a CDS encoding SDR family oxidoreductase, translating to MAATIPPYLSTFSLAGQVALVTGSGRGLGLEIARALAGSGAHVLLNGRDAATLEVRVAEIEAAGGSASVLAFDVSDRAAVRDAFARIAGEHGRLDVLVQNVGQRNRKPLADLTDDEIVILLDVDLASSLILAREAARLMLPRGSGRLIAVTSVAGQISRANDSVYAAAKSGLNGMVRALAAEYGPMGLTSNAIAPGFFATETNAAITGDPERSAYFANRTPMRRWGRPEEIAGAAVFLASTAASYVNGHVLVVDGGATILM from the coding sequence ATGGCCGCGACGATCCCACCCTATCTGTCGACCTTCTCGCTCGCCGGGCAGGTGGCGCTCGTCACCGGGTCGGGCCGTGGACTGGGGTTGGAGATCGCACGGGCGCTGGCCGGATCGGGCGCGCATGTGCTGCTGAACGGCCGCGACGCCGCGACGCTGGAGGTCCGCGTCGCCGAAATCGAAGCCGCCGGCGGGTCGGCTTCGGTGCTGGCCTTCGACGTCTCCGACCGGGCGGCGGTGCGCGATGCCTTCGCACGGATCGCAGGGGAGCATGGACGCCTCGATGTGCTGGTCCAGAATGTCGGGCAGCGCAACCGCAAGCCGCTGGCCGATCTGACGGACGACGAGATCGTCATCCTTCTCGACGTCGATCTGGCTTCCAGCCTGATCCTGGCGCGGGAAGCGGCGCGGCTGATGCTGCCGCGGGGCAGCGGACGGCTGATCGCCGTCACCTCCGTCGCCGGGCAGATTTCGCGGGCCAACGACAGCGTCTATGCCGCGGCGAAATCGGGGCTGAACGGCATGGTGCGGGCGCTGGCCGCCGAATATGGACCGATGGGACTGACCAGCAACGCCATCGCTCCCGGCTTTTTCGCAACCGAAACGAATGCGGCCATCACGGGAGACCCGGAGCGCTCCGCCTATTTCGCCAACCGCACGCCGATGCGGCGCTGGGGCCGGCCGGAGGAGATCGCCGGGGCGGCGGTGTTCCTGGCCTCGACGGCGGCGTCCTATGTCAATGGTCACGTCTTGGTCGTCGATGGCGGCGCCACCATCTTGATGTAA
- a CDS encoding OmpA family protein, with translation MDAVGMLRPALAGLGLLLSVSGSALATDPAAAPTTSEDFIRALKPDRPQGDEKPRTRGLALGTGDTTAAPTTAPAPAPAPATAPSYGSPAPQPKAAPRISFQVEFAFNSAELTPKATGILNELGRALTSPDLAAYRFQLTGHTDGVGNPDYNLALSKRRAASVRDYLTRTFGVSSGRLVAVGRGSQQLLDRANPASDANRRVEIVNLGS, from the coding sequence ATGGATGCGGTCGGGATGTTGCGGCCGGCGCTGGCCGGCCTGGGTCTGCTGCTGTCGGTGAGCGGTTCGGCGCTGGCCACCGATCCGGCTGCCGCACCGACCACGTCGGAGGATTTCATCCGCGCGCTGAAGCCGGACCGGCCGCAGGGCGACGAGAAGCCGCGGACCCGCGGTCTGGCGCTGGGAACCGGCGACACCACTGCGGCGCCGACTACCGCTCCTGCTCCCGCCCCGGCACCGGCAACTGCACCGAGCTACGGCAGCCCCGCCCCCCAGCCGAAGGCGGCGCCGCGGATCAGCTTCCAGGTGGAGTTCGCCTTCAATTCGGCGGAGCTGACGCCGAAGGCGACCGGCATCCTGAACGAGCTGGGCCGCGCCCTGACCTCGCCGGATCTCGCCGCCTACCGCTTCCAGCTGACCGGCCACACCGACGGCGTCGGCAACCCCGACTACAACCTCGCCCTGTCGAAGCGGCGCGCCGCCTCGGTTCGCGATTACCTGACCCGGACCTTCGGCGTGTCGTCGGGCCGGCTGGTCGCCGTCGGCCGCGGTTCCCAGCAGCTTCTCGACCGGGCGAACCCGGCCAGCGACGCCAACCGGCGGGTGGAGATCGTCAACCTAGGCTCCTGA
- a CDS encoding caspase family protein, with translation MGGFVTVAAAAGLLLAATPARAEIAALVIGIDRYTQVNPLQGAVNDARDIAGALKGLGVRKLRLFIDGEAERSRIIAAWRQLIAETAPDSTLVLTFAGHGAQQPERVPGSEADGMDEFLVLADFAPRGPGTAQRLTDDEIAVLLKEAAPRRVIFISDSCHSGTMTRAFDDRAGMLGTRAAKIDGVPVDHIEDDALPLPTRAALQAEAEDQPNVTFFAAVADHELAPEVMIDQKPRGALSWAFANALRGQADRDGDGIVTKGELEAHVRGAVRMALEGRQHPQVQPRGRGEIPLIDPVATKPKPPSLLPDAGPIPLRILGKPAAVKKLAAGFTGIELAGKDDPALVWDSATGEVVSSMGDVLVSIPGDPADPETRRRVQGVVDKWSLVVRVKAAAQDRSLTLAVEPGDRDYRKGETVSLDIGGNSGTYFTLINLAADGTVNYLYPLAERNDPAQIPRGGPYRLALTVEPPFGADHFLAIASPKPMTALQRDLAALDGKPAAAEVATLLTRHLTGQPVEFGIHGVYSTAR, from the coding sequence TTGGGAGGCTTCGTCACGGTCGCCGCCGCGGCGGGACTTCTGCTCGCGGCCACGCCGGCGCGGGCGGAAATCGCCGCCCTGGTCATCGGAATCGACCGATATACCCAGGTCAACCCGCTGCAGGGCGCGGTGAACGACGCCCGCGACATCGCCGGCGCGCTGAAGGGGCTGGGCGTCCGCAAGCTGCGCCTGTTCATCGACGGGGAGGCGGAGCGCAGCCGGATCATCGCCGCGTGGCGGCAGCTGATCGCCGAGACCGCCCCCGACTCGACGCTGGTGCTGACCTTCGCCGGCCATGGCGCCCAGCAACCGGAGCGTGTGCCCGGCAGCGAGGCCGACGGCATGGACGAGTTCCTGGTGCTGGCCGATTTCGCCCCGCGCGGCCCCGGCACCGCCCAGCGTCTGACCGACGACGAGATCGCCGTTCTGCTGAAGGAGGCTGCTCCGCGCCGGGTGATCTTCATCTCCGATTCGTGCCATTCCGGCACGATGACCCGCGCCTTCGACGACCGCGCCGGCATGCTGGGCACGCGGGCGGCGAAGATCGACGGCGTTCCGGTCGACCATATCGAGGACGACGCCCTTCCCCTGCCCACCCGCGCCGCCCTGCAGGCGGAGGCGGAGGACCAGCCGAACGTCACCTTCTTCGCCGCGGTGGCCGACCACGAGCTGGCGCCGGAGGTGATGATCGACCAAAAGCCGCGCGGCGCGCTCAGCTGGGCGTTCGCCAATGCCTTGCGCGGTCAGGCCGACCGCGACGGCGACGGCATCGTCACCAAGGGGGAACTGGAGGCGCATGTCCGCGGCGCCGTGCGCATGGCGCTGGAGGGGCGGCAGCATCCGCAGGTGCAGCCGCGCGGCCGTGGCGAGATTCCGCTGATCGACCCGGTCGCCACCAAGCCGAAGCCGCCGTCCCTGCTGCCGGACGCCGGGCCGATCCCGCTGCGCATCCTGGGCAAGCCGGCGGCGGTGAAGAAGCTGGCGGCGGGCTTCACCGGGATCGAACTCGCCGGCAAGGACGATCCCGCCCTGGTCTGGGACAGCGCCACCGGCGAGGTGGTCAGCTCGATGGGCGACGTGCTGGTCAGCATCCCCGGGGACCCGGCGGACCCGGAAACCCGGCGGCGGGTGCAGGGGGTGGTCGACAAATGGTCGCTGGTGGTGCGGGTGAAGGCGGCGGCGCAGGACCGCTCGCTGACCCTGGCGGTGGAGCCGGGCGACCGCGATTACCGCAAGGGGGAGACGGTCTCGCTCGACATCGGCGGCAACAGCGGGACCTATTTCACCCTGATCAACCTCGCCGCCGACGGCACGGTCAACTACCTCTACCCGCTGGCGGAGCGCAACGACCCGGCGCAGATCCCGCGCGGCGGCCCCTACCGGCTGGCTCTGACGGTGGAGCCGCCCTTCGGCGCCGACCATTTCCTCGCCATCGCCTCGCCGAAGCCGATGACGGCGCTGCAGCGCGATCTCGCGGCGCTCGACGGCAAGCCGGCCGCCGCGGAGGTCGCCACCCTGCTGACCCGACACCTGACCGGACAGCCGGTGGAGTTCGGCATCCACGGCGTCTACAGCACCGCACGCTGA
- a CDS encoding GyrI-like domain-containing protein, protein MIETVTFPELTVIGCMVETSRDDLPAAVAAAWERVFAADTGTAAFAAVSLPEENGLQRRLVGFMAAKASEIPAGMVRVDLDAGRYLRTVQDGPAAGIADGFARLQAHAEANGLTLSGIALDFGYRPGLPDGRHELHLALAPQLPALA, encoded by the coding sequence ATGATCGAGACAGTGACCTTTCCCGAACTGACCGTCATCGGCTGCATGGTCGAGACCAGCCGCGACGACCTGCCCGCCGCCGTCGCCGCCGCGTGGGAGCGCGTGTTCGCCGCCGACACCGGAACGGCCGCTTTCGCCGCCGTGTCGCTGCCGGAGGAGAACGGGCTGCAGCGCCGGCTGGTCGGCTTCATGGCGGCGAAGGCGAGCGAGATCCCGGCCGGCATGGTCCGCGTCGACCTCGACGCCGGCCGCTATCTGCGCACCGTTCAGGATGGACCGGCGGCGGGGATCGCCGATGGCTTCGCCCGCCTGCAGGCCCATGCCGAGGCGAACGGGCTGACGCTGTCCGGCATCGCCCTTGATTTCGGTTACCGGCCGGGGCTGCCGGACGGGCGCCACGAACTGCATCTGGCGCTCGCCCCGCAACTGCCGGCGCTGGCCTGA
- a CDS encoding aminotransferase class IV has product MTIWLNGRLVPAAEARIDPADRGFTLGDGLFETIRIKDGAPRHLPRHLDRLGAGAELLRLPVPYDSTDLTGAMAALIEAVGLADGVLRLTLSRGTGARGVLPPADARPTLLMTAAPAAHMTSPVAAIIAGCTRRNEHSPLSRLKSLNYLDSILARQEAAERGADEALLLNGAGRLAESSVANLFLSIGGRLLTPPVADGALPGIRRALILERLGAEEAPLTPDDLARADEAILTNSLGLRPLVAVDGRPVGSGAAGPVLARLLADADL; this is encoded by the coding sequence ATGACAATCTGGCTGAACGGACGGTTGGTGCCCGCCGCGGAGGCGCGGATCGACCCGGCCGACCGCGGCTTCACCCTCGGCGACGGGCTGTTCGAGACGATCCGGATCAAGGACGGCGCTCCGCGCCACCTGCCGCGCCATCTCGACCGGCTGGGCGCGGGGGCGGAGTTGCTCCGCCTGCCGGTGCCCTATGACTCCACGGATCTGACCGGTGCCATGGCGGCGCTGATCGAGGCGGTGGGCTTGGCCGACGGCGTCCTGCGCCTGACCCTGTCGCGCGGCACCGGCGCCCGCGGCGTGCTGCCGCCGGCCGACGCCCGTCCGACCCTGCTGATGACGGCGGCGCCGGCCGCCCACATGACGTCGCCGGTCGCCGCGATCATCGCCGGCTGCACCCGCCGCAACGAGCATTCGCCGCTGTCGCGGCTAAAGTCGCTGAACTACCTGGATTCCATCCTGGCCCGGCAGGAGGCGGCGGAGCGTGGCGCCGACGAGGCGCTGCTGCTGAACGGCGCCGGCCGGCTGGCGGAATCGAGCGTCGCCAATCTGTTCCTGTCCATCGGCGGCCGATTGCTGACCCCGCCCGTCGCCGACGGCGCGCTGCCCGGCATCCGCCGCGCCCTGATCCTGGAGCGCCTTGGCGCGGAGGAGGCGCCGCTCACCCCCGACGACCTCGCCCGCGCCGACGAGGCCATCCTGACCAACAGCCTGGGCCTGCGCCCGCTGGTGGCGGTGGACGGCCGGCCGGTCGGTTCCGGTGCCGCAGGCCCGGTGCTGGCCCGCCTGCTGGCCGATGCCGACCTGTAA
- the clpB gene encoding ATP-dependent chaperone ClpB — MDFGQFTDRARGVIQAAQIAALAERHQQLLPEHLLKALIDDTSGVAARLVRDTGGDPDLLKSATEEQLSRAPVQPGANEGPQPLYMSPALAAVLQGAVASARNGGDRFVTAERLLESLARQSGPLRALFRRAGVDADALAAAADAQRKDHPADAETETTSGEALARYTRDLTDEARQGRLDPVIGRDDEIRRTIQVLARRTKNNPVLIGDPGVGKTAVVEGLAQRLASGDVPEGLKDRRVLALDLTALLAGAKFRGEFEERLKSVLAEVQEANGRIILFIDELHTLIGAGRTDGAMDAANMLKPALARGELRCVGATTPDEYRKYIEKDAALARRFQPVTVDEPSVDNAVSILRGIKGKYEVHHGVRIADAAVVAAVSLSSRYIGDRRLPDKAIDLVDEAASRLRMAIDSKPEALDAVDRRVAQLKIEREALKAEPDAASQERLHALEGELAEAEARQTSMEEEWRASQSRRTEGRRLKEELDQARTKLERAQRDGDWAKAGELAYGVVPDLEKRLAEAESRASTERDEVTAKDIGAVVTRWTGIPVERMLEGERQRLKGMEDKLAERVVGQKEAVRAVSKAVRRARAGLKDPSRPTGSFLFLGPTGVGKTELAKALAAFLFDDETAITRLDMSEYMEKHAVSRMIGSPPGYVGYDDGGSLAERIRRRPYQVVLLDEVEKAHPDVLNVLLQALDDGRLTDGQGRTADFRHAILIMTSNLGAEALSALGDDEDMAGVTVEVMDAVRKAFRPEFLNRLDDVLVFRRLGRDQMSRIVDIQLARVNERLAERGVTLAADAAAKRRLGDLGWDPAFGARPLKRAIQGLVEDPIAERLLDEEVEGKTTMTLSVVDGRLALDGVVVEEDRAHGFKAPERPPLGFALPPVASAAAAREASVH, encoded by the coding sequence ATGGACTTCGGTCAATTCACCGATCGTGCGCGTGGCGTCATTCAGGCCGCGCAGATCGCCGCCCTTGCCGAGCGGCACCAACAGCTTCTCCCCGAACATCTGCTGAAGGCCCTGATCGACGACACCAGCGGCGTCGCCGCGCGTCTGGTGCGCGACACCGGCGGCGATCCCGATCTGCTGAAGTCCGCGACCGAGGAACAACTGTCCCGCGCTCCGGTCCAGCCGGGCGCCAACGAAGGCCCGCAGCCGCTCTACATGTCGCCGGCGCTGGCCGCCGTGCTGCAGGGCGCCGTCGCCTCGGCGCGCAACGGCGGCGACCGCTTCGTCACCGCCGAACGGCTGCTGGAGAGCCTCGCCCGCCAGAGCGGCCCGCTGCGCGCGCTGTTCCGCCGTGCCGGTGTCGATGCCGACGCGCTGGCCGCCGCCGCCGATGCCCAGCGCAAGGACCATCCCGCCGACGCCGAGACCGAAACCACCTCCGGCGAGGCGCTGGCCCGCTACACCCGCGACCTGACGGACGAGGCGCGGCAGGGCCGGCTCGATCCGGTGATCGGCCGCGACGACGAAATCCGCCGCACCATCCAGGTGCTGGCGCGCCGCACCAAGAACAATCCCGTGCTGATCGGCGATCCCGGCGTCGGCAAGACCGCCGTGGTCGAAGGGCTGGCCCAGCGACTGGCCTCCGGCGACGTGCCGGAAGGGCTGAAGGACCGGCGCGTCCTGGCGCTCGACCTCACCGCCCTGCTGGCCGGCGCCAAGTTCCGCGGCGAGTTCGAGGAGCGGTTGAAGTCGGTCCTGGCGGAGGTGCAGGAGGCCAACGGCCGCATCATCCTTTTCATCGACGAACTGCACACCCTGATCGGCGCCGGCCGCACCGACGGGGCGATGGACGCGGCCAACATGCTGAAGCCCGCGCTGGCGCGCGGCGAGCTGCGCTGCGTCGGCGCCACCACGCCGGACGAGTACCGCAAATACATCGAGAAGGATGCGGCGCTGGCCCGCCGCTTCCAGCCGGTGACGGTGGACGAACCGTCGGTGGACAACGCCGTGTCGATCCTGCGCGGTATCAAGGGCAAGTACGAGGTGCACCACGGCGTGCGCATCGCCGACGCGGCGGTGGTCGCGGCGGTCAGTCTGTCCTCGCGCTACATCGGCGACCGCCGGCTGCCCGACAAGGCGATCGACCTCGTCGACGAGGCGGCGAGCCGCCTGCGCATGGCGATCGACAGCAAGCCGGAGGCGCTCGACGCCGTCGACCGTCGCGTCGCCCAACTGAAGATCGAGCGCGAGGCGCTGAAGGCCGAGCCGGACGCCGCCTCGCAGGAACGCCTGCACGCCCTGGAAGGCGAGTTGGCCGAGGCGGAGGCCCGCCAGACCTCGATGGAAGAGGAATGGCGCGCCTCGCAGTCCCGCCGCACCGAGGGGCGCCGCCTGAAGGAGGAGCTGGACCAGGCCCGCACCAAGCTGGAGCGCGCCCAGCGCGACGGCGACTGGGCCAAGGCCGGCGAGCTTGCCTATGGCGTGGTGCCCGATCTGGAGAAGCGTCTGGCCGAGGCCGAATCGCGCGCCAGCACGGAGCGTGACGAGGTGACGGCCAAGGACATCGGCGCCGTCGTCACCCGCTGGACCGGCATTCCGGTCGAACGGATGCTGGAGGGCGAGCGTCAGCGGCTGAAGGGCATGGAGGACAAGCTGGCGGAGCGCGTCGTCGGCCAGAAAGAGGCGGTGCGTGCGGTGTCCAAGGCGGTGCGGCGTGCCCGTGCCGGCCTGAAGGACCCCAGCCGCCCGACCGGCTCCTTCCTGTTCCTGGGACCGACCGGCGTCGGCAAGACCGAGTTGGCCAAGGCCTTGGCCGCCTTCCTGTTCGACGATGAGACGGCGATCACCCGCCTCGACATGTCGGAGTACATGGAGAAGCACGCGGTCAGCCGCATGATCGGCTCGCCTCCGGGCTATGTCGGCTATGACGATGGCGGTTCGCTGGCGGAACGCATCCGGCGCCGGCCTTATCAGGTCGTTCTGCTGGACGAGGTGGAGAAGGCGCATCCCGACGTGCTGAACGTCCTGCTACAGGCGCTCGACGACGGGCGGCTGACCGACGGGCAGGGCCGGACCGCCGATTTCCGCCATGCCATCCTCATCATGACCTCCAACCTGGGGGCCGAGGCGCTGAGCGCGCTCGGTGACGACGAGGATATGGCCGGCGTGACGGTGGAGGTGATGGACGCGGTCCGCAAGGCCTTCCGGCCGGAGTTCCTCAACCGGCTGGACGACGTGCTGGTCTTCCGCCGGCTGGGCCGGGACCAGATGTCGCGGATCGTCGACATCCAGCTCGCCCGCGTCAACGAGCGGCTGGCCGAGCGCGGCGTCACCCTGGCGGCGGATGCGGCGGCCAAGCGGCGGCTGGGCGATCTGGGCTGGGATCCGGCCTTCGGCGCCCGTCCGTTGAAGCGCGCCATCCAGGGCCTTGTCGAGGACCCGATCGCCGAGCGTCTGCTCGACGAGGAGGTGGAGGGCAAGACCACCATGACCCTGTCGGTGGTCGACGGCCGGCTGGCGCTGGACGGCGTGGTGGTGGAGGAGGACCGGGCGCACGGCTTCAAGGCGCCGGAACGCCCGCCCTTGGGCTTCGCCCTGCCGCCGGTGGCGAGCGCCGCCGCGGCGCGGGAGGCGTCGGTCCACTGA
- the pabB gene encoding aminodeoxychorismate synthase component I, producing the protein MLTIPISCGDPAALFRPWSAEPWAMLLDSAAPHPRNGRHSYIVAEPFQTVEAIGGQTLIDGRPVGGSPFDALERALSTHPRPSDAPVPFTGGAVGFIGYEAGTALEGLRSRHGNPGGQPDFAFGLYDVVAAFDRQERRAWVIAARPEAEDRARRMAARLSVPPPEQSAGPAPMRWRSELSRPDYLDRVGRVLEYIRAGDIYQANFTQRFLADARPDTDAYALYERLRRFSPAPFAAFLNCGRRLRLAGASPERFIRLGADRTIETRPIKGTRPRHADPAADAAAAAALSASIKDRAENLMITDLLRNDLARVSEVGSVKVPVLFGLESFATVHHLVSVVTSRLLPGLGPVDLLRAACPGGSITGAPKIRAMQIIDELEVARRGAYCGSVAWIGFDGAMDSNIVIRTLSVTQDHVIAQAGGGIVADSDPADEHEEMLVKARAQLRAAGYPVVEWAGERLQ; encoded by the coding sequence ATGCTGACAATTCCCATTTCCTGCGGCGATCCCGCCGCCCTGTTCCGCCCCTGGAGTGCCGAGCCCTGGGCGATGCTGCTCGACAGTGCCGCTCCCCATCCGCGGAACGGACGGCATTCCTATATCGTTGCGGAACCGTTCCAAACTGTCGAAGCCATCGGCGGCCAGACACTGATCGATGGCCGCCCGGTCGGCGGCAGCCCCTTCGACGCGCTGGAGCGGGCGCTTTCCACTCATCCGCGTCCCTCCGACGCCCCGGTTCCCTTCACCGGAGGAGCCGTGGGCTTCATCGGTTACGAAGCCGGAACGGCTTTGGAGGGGTTGCGCTCCCGCCATGGCAATCCGGGCGGGCAGCCGGACTTCGCCTTCGGCCTGTACGACGTCGTCGCGGCCTTCGACCGGCAGGAACGGCGCGCCTGGGTCATCGCCGCCCGGCCGGAGGCGGAGGACCGCGCCCGGCGCATGGCGGCGCGGCTGTCCGTTCCGCCTCCGGAACAATCGGCCGGGCCTGCGCCGATGCGCTGGCGGTCGGAGCTGTCGCGTCCCGACTACCTCGACCGGGTCGGGCGGGTTCTGGAGTATATCCGCGCCGGCGACATCTATCAGGCCAACTTCACCCAGCGCTTCCTGGCCGATGCCAGGCCGGACACCGACGCCTATGCGCTGTACGAGCGGCTGCGCCGGTTCAGCCCTGCGCCCTTCGCCGCTTTCCTGAACTGCGGCCGCAGGTTGCGTCTGGCTGGAGCGTCGCCGGAGCGCTTCATCCGGCTGGGCGCCGACCGGACGATCGAGACGCGGCCGATCAAGGGCACCCGACCCCGTCACGCCGACCCGGCCGCCGACGCGGCGGCGGCGGCGGCGCTGTCGGCCAGCATCAAGGACCGGGCGGAAAACCTGATGATCACCGACCTGCTGCGCAACGATCTGGCGCGGGTGTCGGAGGTCGGCAGCGTCAAGGTGCCGGTGCTGTTCGGGCTGGAGAGCTTCGCCACGGTCCATCATCTGGTGTCGGTGGTGACGTCACGCCTGCTGCCGGGGCTGGGGCCGGTGGACCTGCTGCGCGCCGCCTGTCCCGGCGGGTCGATCACCGGGGCGCCGAAGATTCGCGCCATGCAGATCATCGACGAGCTGGAGGTGGCGCGGCGCGGCGCCTATTGCGGGTCTGTGGCCTGGATCGGCTTCGACGGCGCCATGGACAGCAACATCGTCATCCGCACCCTGTCGGTGACGCAGGATCATGTGATCGCCCAGGCCGGCGGCGGCATCGTCGCCGATTCCGATCCGGCGGACGAGCATGAGGAGATGCTGGTCAAGGCCCGCGCCCAACTGCGCGCCGCAGGATATCCGGTGGTGGAGTGGGCAGGGGAGAGGTTGCAATGA